DNA from Nitrospina gracilis Nb-211:
AGCGCAGTGGTATGGTCACCAGATACCAGCTCAGGATACTGGCCACATAACCCACGGCGATGGTCCAGGACCATTTCAGGTGGCTCATGAACGTGTAGTGCTTCCGGTCCACGCCCATGACGGCCACACCCGCGGCGGACCCGATCGACAGCAGACTGCCACCGACGCCCGCGGTGAGGGTGATCAACAGCCACTGGTCCAGTCCCATGTTCGGGTCCATTTTGAGCACGGCGAACATGACGGGGATGTTGTCCACGATGGCGGAAAGGATGCCGACGATGATGTTGGACCAGGTGGGACCGATGGTCTCGTACATGTTCTTGCTCACCAGGGCAAGGTAGCCGATGTACTGAAGCGCGCCCACCGCCGTCAGCACCCCGAAGAAAAACAGCAGGGTGTCGAATTCCACCGTGGCGATTTTATTGAAGATGTCGAAATGCTTCGGCTCGCCCTTATGGATCTCGCCGTAGAGGCCGGTTTCATATTCCTTCTTGTCCGGCCGGATCTTCAGCCAGTAACCGTAAATCATCAGCACGCCCAGACCGAACATCATGCCGAGGTACGGCGGCAGGTGCAGGAAGTGGTGAAAGCTGACGGCGGTGGCAATGGTCATGATGCCCAGGGCGATGACCACCTTTCCACCCTGCTTGATGGGAATGCGTTCCTTGGCAACTTCCGGGAATTTTTTGGGCAGGAACGGAAACATGCACAGAGCCGGGATGATCCAGTTCACGAACGAGGGAATGATCAGGTAAATGAATTCTCCCGTTTCCACTTTGTGCGATGTCCAGACCATGAGCGTGGTGATGTCGCCGAACGGACTGTAAGCGCCGCCCGCGTTGGCCGCGACCACAATGTTGATGAAGGACAACGTGATGAAGCGTCCGTTGCCCTGGCTGACGGCCAAAGCGACGGTGGACATGAGCAGAGCGCTGGTCAGGTTGTCGGCGAGCGGTGACAGGAAAAACGTAATGAGTCCCGTTGCCCAGAACAACTTGCGGAACCCCAGGTTCTTGCTCAACAGCCAGGACCGCAGGGAATTAAAGACGTTGCGCTCCGCAAGGGTATTGATGTAGGTCATGGCGGAGAGGAGAAAGAAAAACAATTCCCCGATTTCCGCGATGAGTTCTTTTATGTAGTGGTGTGCGGCGTCGCCGTCCATACCATTGGAAGCCTGGTACACACCGATGATGAACCACATGAAACAGCCGGCGATGATCACCGGTTTGGATTTGCGCAAATGAAGCTTTTCTTCCAGCACCACGAGCGAATAACCGACCACAAATGAAATGAGACAAATGTAACCCGCCCAGGTGGTAGTCAATTGGTGCATCGACGGCTCCTAAGTTTAATCCGGGGGTTTGGCGCTGAACGGAAGGGATCAGACGTTTTTAGACCGGAACTGAGAGTTAAGGGGAAAAAAGAACATTGAGTCAGACTCTAATTCTAAAGGAAGTGCAATTGTAATCAAACCCAATGGAACGCAACACCCCCAATTTTATTAAGTTGAAAGCGAATTTATTTGTTTTTCTTGTCCAATTCATTCGAATTCATATTAGCGATTCGTGAATGAGGAAAGCGCGGGTCGAAGGAGCCGTGGGTTCGTCCCGGCTCAATCCAACAAGGAGCCATCCTGATGCCATGCAGGAGTTGCGCCGGGTCGGGGCACCTGCGATAAATGAGGCCGGGCAGGCATTTGAAAATGGGAAGGAATCCCAGGTCGGATACGGAGGAAAGGAACTTTCCGCACCCCCGACCCGGCGTGGGACTATGCGAAGAATTGGTTATTTTTCAATTGGTTTTGTGCTAGGGCCGGAATGGATTAAAGGTTGACTGTGGTTGAAAGTGTGTTACCATCTTGTTTTGTGAAAATAGTGGATAAGTGTTTCTCCCGCAAATTTAATAAGATAAGGGAATAAGGAAGCGTTGCCCGCCGAGGATTATTTAGCCGAATGTAAGGAATATATCGACGAGGCGATTCCCCTGTTCCTTCCGGAGCCCGACACCTATCCGGTAAGCATCCATGAGTCGATGCACTACAGCTTGTCCGCTGGGGGGAAACGGCTGAGGCCTACCTTATTGATTGCCGCCGCGGAAGCAGTGGGTGGCAACCGCAGGGATGTGTTGCCATTTGCAGTAGCCGCCGAATTCCTCCACACGTACACGCTGATTCACGATGACCTGCCCGCGCTGGACAATGACAGCTTGCGGAGGGGTAAGCCGACCAATCACAAGGTGTTTGGAGAGGCCATCGCCATTCTGGCGGGCGACGCGTTGCTCACCCAGGCGTTTGTTTTGATGACCAACGCCTTTTTGATGGAGGCCATCCCGCACGAGAGCATCCTTCGCGCATCTCATGAAATGGCTCAAGCACTCAGTTCCACCGGGGTCATTGGCGGGCAGGTGGTGGACCTGGAGTCGGAAGGGAAGCCCATCGAGGCTTCCACACTGGAATACATTCATATCTACAAGACAGGTTTCTTTTTTAAATCATGCGTCCGGGTGGGCGCCATCCTGGGCCGCGCGGACGCGCAACAACTTGGGGCCATTTCCCGTTTCGGGGCACATATTGGTTTGGCCTTTCAAATCATAGATGATATCCTCGATATCGTTGGCGATAAGGCTAAAATCGGCAAGGATGTCGGGAGCGACATCAGTAAAAACAAGGCGACGTATCCGGCGTTGTTCGGCTTGGAAGAGTCCAGAAAGAAAGCCGACCGTCTGGTTGAGGAGGCCATCCTCTGCTTGGAGGGTTTTGATGAGCGCGCCAATCCTCTTCGTGAAATCGCCCTCTTTTTTGTTCAACGGACTTTTTAAATAAAACCAGTGGAATCGTTATGAGCAAATTCTTGCATAAAATCAACAGTCCCCAGGACCTGAAATCGGTGGACCGGGAGAACCTGCCGGACCTTGCGGCGGAGATCCGCGATGCTCTGCTGAATACCATCTCTAAAACAGGTGGGCACCTGGGATCGAACATGGGCGTGGTGGAGTTGACCATCGCCATGCACTACGTTTATGAAAGTCCGAAGGACATGTTCATTTGGGACGTGGGACACCAGACCTACGTGCACAAACTGTTGACCGGCCGCCGCGAACGATTCCATACGCTCCGCCAGTATGACGGCCTGAGCGGGTTCACCAAGCGCGAGGAAAACGAGCACGATCACTGGAACTGCGGGCATGGCGGCACCTCCATCTCCGCGGCGGTGGCATTTGCCAAGGCGCGCGACCTGAAGAAAGAAGATTACAGCGTGCTCGCGGTCATCGGAGACGGTTCCATGACGGCGGGCATGGCGTTTGAAGGCCTCAACCACACCGGGCATTTGCAGACAGACATGGTGGTCGTGTTGAACGACAATGAGATGTCCATCTCCACCAACGTCGGCGGCATGTCCGCGCACCTGAGCCAGATCATGACCGGACAGGTGATGACCAAGATCAAGCGCGAGATCGATCAGCTTCTGCTCGCCATTCCGGGCATCGGCAAGGACATTTCCCGCTACGCGCACAAGATCGACGAAGCCATCAAGGGCGTGTTCATTCCCGGAAGGTTGTTCGAGGACTTGGGCTTCCGTTACATCGGCCCGGTGGATGGTCACAATACGGATGCGCTGATCGATACCTTCGAATCCATCAAGGGGCTCAAGGGGCCGACTTTGGTGCATGTCATCACCCGCAAGGGCAAAGGCTACAAGGTGGCGGAGGAGAAAGCCGATGTGTGGCACGGCGCGTCGCCGTTCGACATCGAAACCGGCGTTTTTCACAAGAAGGCGTCGAACCCGAATTACACCTCTATCTTCGCGCAGGCGCTCATCGACCTGGCCAAGGAAGACGAGAGCATCATAGGCATCACTGCCGCCATGCCGGACGGCACGGGCATCAGCAAATTCGGCAAGGAATTCCCGGAACGAACCTTCGACGTGGGCATGGCCGAACAGCACGCAGTGGATTTCGCCGGCGCTCTGGCGCTCAAGGGACTGCGTCCCGTTGCGGCGATCTACTCCACGTTCCTGCAACGCGCTTACGACCAGGTGGTGCACGACGTGTGTCTGATGAACATTCCGGTTGTGTTTGCCATGGATCGTGCGGGCATCGTCGGCGAAGATGGTGCGACGCACCAGGGTTTGTACGACATCGCGTACCTGCGCACCCTGCCGAACATGGTCATCATGGCGCCGAAGGATGAAAACGAAATGCGGCATATGTTGAAAACCGCCATTTACCACAACGGCCCCGCCGCACTGCGCTATCCGCGCGGTGCCGGTCTGGGTGTGGAACTCGACCCGGAAATGAAGGAACTGGAGATCGGCAAGGGCGAGGTGGTGAAAGACGGCACGGACATCGCGCTTGTGGCCTACGGCCATATGGTGCGTCCTGCGGAAAATGTGGCGGAGAAACTCGAAGAGCAGGGCCTCAGTGTTGCGGTCATCAACGCTCGCTTCGTCAAGCCGCTCGACGAAGATCTGGTGCTTCGCTACGCCCGCGGCACGAAGTGCATGGTGACATTGGAAGAACATTCCGTGCAGGGTGGGTTCGGTTCCGCCGTACTGGAAGCGCTCCACAAAGAACCGGCCGAGCGTCCATACCAAGTGAAGTGCATCGGCGTCGCCGACATCGTGGTCGAGCACGGCGCACCGGCTCTGGTTCGCCGGGACCTTAAAATCGACGAAGACGGACTTTTCGAAACCATCTCCCAGTTCTACGACCAGGTTATGGAAGTGTCCCTGATTTCCGGCATGAATCTCCAGAATAACGGGAGCAAGCACAATCACCCGTCGAATGGCACCAAAGAAACCGTATCCAAACCCACTCTCAGGACGGCTTGAACAGGCCGGGCATCTTGTAAATGGATAGATGTTCCCAGATCACACGCAAAACCAGCGAAACTGAAATTGAAGTCAGCCTGGTCATTGACGGAAGCGGGCAAAGCGAAATCCAAACTCCGATTCCGTTTCTCGATCACATGCTGGCACAATTGAGCCGCCACGGTTATTTCGACCTGCAAGTCAAAGCCCAGGGAGATATTGAAATCGATTTCCACCACACGGTGGAGGATGTCGGCATCACCCTCGGACAGGCGTTCGACAAGGCGCTGGGCGACAAAAAGGGCATCCGCCGTTTTGCCAGCACCAGCGTCCCGCTCAACGAGGCTCTGGCCGAATGCGTGGTGGATATCAGCGGCCGTTCGTTTTTCGTTTTCAACATCGACCTGCCTAAGACCAAGCTCGGCCAGTTCGATGTGGAACTGGTGCCGGAATTTTTTCAGGCGTTTTCCGCCAACAGCGGCATCACCCTGCACCTCAACTCACCGTATTGGAGCAACCTGCATCACATCGTGGAAGCGTCCTTCAAGGCATTTGCGCGGGCGCTCGACCAGGCGTGCGCGCTGGACCCGCGGTCAAATGCGATTCCCTCCACCAAGGGCAAATTGTAAATGATCGCCATCATCGACTACGGGATGGGCAACCTGCGGTCGGTGCACAAAGCCTTCGAGGCGGTAGGCGCGGAAGCCTGCGTCACCCGCGACCCCCAAGTCATTGCAGACGCCCCATCCGTCGTGCTTCCCGGTGTCGGGGCGTTCAAGGACTGCATGGCCAACCTCGATGAATACGGCCTGATCGATCCCGTCCACAAAGCCATCCGGAGCGGCAAACCGTTTCTCGGCATCTGCCTCGGCCTGCAACTTCTATTCGAGCAGAGCGTGGAGTTCGGCACCGTGCCGGGGTTGGGCGTTCTGCCGGGCAAGGTGATCCGTTTTGAGTTTGACGATGGCTCCGATTTCAAGGTGCCGCACATGGGGTGGAATACGGTGAACATT
Protein-coding regions in this window:
- the hisH gene encoding imidazole glycerol phosphate synthase subunit HisH, with the protein product MIAIIDYGMGNLRSVHKAFEAVGAEACVTRDPQVIADAPSVVLPGVGAFKDCMANLDEYGLIDPVHKAIRSGKPFLGICLGLQLLFEQSVEFGTVPGLGVLPGKVIRFEFDDGSDFKVPHMGWNTVNIKKESPLFDDVDPHPYFYFVHSYYVQPDNPDTVVTTTEYGREFVSGIEHENIHAFQFHPEKSQKTGLKLLEKFARLN
- the nhaD gene encoding sodium:proton antiporter NhaD is translated as MHQLTTTWAGYICLISFVVGYSLVVLEEKLHLRKSKPVIIAGCFMWFIIGVYQASNGMDGDAAHHYIKELIAEIGELFFFLLSAMTYINTLAERNVFNSLRSWLLSKNLGFRKLFWATGLITFFLSPLADNLTSALLMSTVALAVSQGNGRFITLSFINIVVAANAGGAYSPFGDITTLMVWTSHKVETGEFIYLIIPSFVNWIIPALCMFPFLPKKFPEVAKERIPIKQGGKVVIALGIMTIATAVSFHHFLHLPPYLGMMFGLGVLMIYGYWLKIRPDKKEYETGLYGEIHKGEPKHFDIFNKIATVEFDTLLFFFGVLTAVGALQYIGYLALVSKNMYETIGPTWSNIIVGILSAIVDNIPVMFAVLKMDPNMGLDQWLLITLTAGVGGSLLSIGSAAGVAVMGVDRKHYTFMSHLKWSWTIAVGYVASILSWYLVTIPLR
- a CDS encoding polyprenyl synthetase family protein, giving the protein MPAEDYLAECKEYIDEAIPLFLPEPDTYPVSIHESMHYSLSAGGKRLRPTLLIAAAEAVGGNRRDVLPFAVAAEFLHTYTLIHDDLPALDNDSLRRGKPTNHKVFGEAIAILAGDALLTQAFVLMTNAFLMEAIPHESILRASHEMAQALSSTGVIGGQVVDLESEGKPIEASTLEYIHIYKTGFFFKSCVRVGAILGRADAQQLGAISRFGAHIGLAFQIIDDILDIVGDKAKIGKDVGSDISKNKATYPALFGLEESRKKADRLVEEAILCLEGFDERANPLREIALFFVQRTF
- the dxs gene encoding 1-deoxy-D-xylulose-5-phosphate synthase, whose product is MSKFLHKINSPQDLKSVDRENLPDLAAEIRDALLNTISKTGGHLGSNMGVVELTIAMHYVYESPKDMFIWDVGHQTYVHKLLTGRRERFHTLRQYDGLSGFTKREENEHDHWNCGHGGTSISAAVAFAKARDLKKEDYSVLAVIGDGSMTAGMAFEGLNHTGHLQTDMVVVLNDNEMSISTNVGGMSAHLSQIMTGQVMTKIKREIDQLLLAIPGIGKDISRYAHKIDEAIKGVFIPGRLFEDLGFRYIGPVDGHNTDALIDTFESIKGLKGPTLVHVITRKGKGYKVAEEKADVWHGASPFDIETGVFHKKASNPNYTSIFAQALIDLAKEDESIIGITAAMPDGTGISKFGKEFPERTFDVGMAEQHAVDFAGALALKGLRPVAAIYSTFLQRAYDQVVHDVCLMNIPVVFAMDRAGIVGEDGATHQGLYDIAYLRTLPNMVIMAPKDENEMRHMLKTAIYHNGPAALRYPRGAGLGVELDPEMKELEIGKGEVVKDGTDIALVAYGHMVRPAENVAEKLEEQGLSVAVINARFVKPLDEDLVLRYARGTKCMVTLEEHSVQGGFGSAVLEALHKEPAERPYQVKCIGVADIVVEHGAPALVRRDLKIDEDGLFETISQFYDQVMEVSLISGMNLQNNGSKHNHPSNGTKETVSKPTLRTA
- the hisB gene encoding imidazoleglycerol-phosphate dehydratase HisB, which produces MDRCSQITRKTSETEIEVSLVIDGSGQSEIQTPIPFLDHMLAQLSRHGYFDLQVKAQGDIEIDFHHTVEDVGITLGQAFDKALGDKKGIRRFASTSVPLNEALAECVVDISGRSFFVFNIDLPKTKLGQFDVELVPEFFQAFSANSGITLHLNSPYWSNLHHIVEASFKAFARALDQACALDPRSNAIPSTKGKL